In Zingiber officinale cultivar Zhangliang chromosome 1A, Zo_v1.1, whole genome shotgun sequence, the DNA window aggagcatcatttaattaaatgtctaattaaatgattagtggaatatgatatttattttctgcatttttctattgtagattgccatgtcgacaaacacgaacaccttctctctgcgttctgtccttgataaggacaagctcaatggagctaatttcctggactggtacaggaatctgagaatagttctcactcaagaaagaaaactgtacgtcctggagtagcccattcccgaggcacctcctgccactgccacgcgagttgGCAGAGAtgtttataagaagcatcaagatgacccattagatgtgtcatgtctcatgcttgtaaccatgaactctaagcctcagaagcaacataagttgatgggtgcttatgatacggttgaacatcttcgtcaactatatcaaggacaagcgaggcacgagagattcgagatcttcaaggcactgtttcagtgcaacaTGGGACTCTCGTAGGAccctatgtgctcaagatgattgggtacatagaaaacctacagaggatgggattcccacttggccaagagctggccacgtacttgatcttgcaatccttgccagaaagctacagtcaatttgtcatgaattacaacatgaacgaaattgacaagccactgcctgagcttctgagtatgttgagaactgctgagctcaaccttaagaaggttaagcccaactccattttgaaggtgcaaaggcacaaaggcaagggaaagcctaaaggtaagggaaagtcccaagccaagggcaaaggcaaggcactaaaaTCCAaaagaggggttgccaaggatgctacttgcttccactgcggtcataccgagcactggaagaggaactacaaagtttacctggaagatcttaagaagaagagatgtgagacttctacttcaggtatatatgttatcgaagtcaatctatctatttcttcatcatgggtattagatactagatgtgcttctcacatttgtactaatgtgcaggcattgagaaatagcagggcattgacgaagggcgaggtggacctacgagtaggcaatggaacacgggttgttgttgttgctatagggacttactatctatctctgccctctggacttgtactagaattagatgaatgttgttatgtgtctgctcttactaagaacataatttcagtttcttgtttggataagaaaggtttttcatttataataaagaactaatgttgttcagtttatttaaatgatatgttctattgtaatgcaccACTGATGAACAGACTccatattctagacttagagaaccacatttataacataaatatcaaaaggttcaaatcaaatgaaatgaaccaaacctatctctcgcactgtcgcttaggtcatataaatgacaaacgcttatcccagctccataaagatggtttgctggactcatttgattttgaatcatatgagacatgcaagtcatgcctactgggcaagatgaccaagactccctttattggacacaacgaaagagtgactgacttgttaggacttatacaatgtaatgtatgtggccctttcaatgtcactactaaaggtggttataggtacttcattatatttactgatgacttaagtagatatggttatgtgtatctgatgacacataagtcagaatcctttgaaaagttcaaataattcaagaatgaagtgcaaaaccagcttggcaagagtattaagatacttcgatcagatcgaggtggcgaataccttagccatgagtttcgtgactatctagttgagtgtaggattctatcccaactcactcctcctggaacaccacagtggaatggtgtatccgaaaggaggaatcgtaccctattagatatggtacggtttagatgagtcacacatatcttcctatatctctttggggctatgctctgcaCACAACatccttcatactcaaccgtgttccatccaaggttgtgataaagacaccatataggatatggactgggagagatgctcaggtgtcttttatgaggatttggggttgtaaggcttacgttcgacgtcaagtctcggacaaactggaacccaaatccgataagtgctattttataggatatcccaaggaaacgaagggatattacttctacattcctagccaacacaaagtagttgtggctaagactggggtttttttagaaagggactttgtttcaagaaaaactaatgggagtacgttcaatcttgaagaagttcaggatatggaccataacactgaagccttgatggaagttgaactggaaccacaaagtgttgtggatgatgagattgttctacaaggagttgaggaacaacaaccagttcaagtacacctacctcttcgcaggtctgatagggtacgtcgtcagcctgagagatactcatttctcttgtctgactatgatgacgttatgctcgttgagaatgagcctaccttctATCAGGAAgccgtgatgagaccagattctgagaagtgGCTAGAGGCAATGAGATCCGAGAtgcaatccatgtacaccaaccaagtatgaactttggttggtccacctgaaggagttaaacccattgggtgtaagtgggtctttaagagaaagactgacatggatggacttatttataaaggtcgtttagtagctaaaggtttcaagcaaattcatggtattgactatgatggaaccttttctccagtagtgatgtttaagtccattcggatcatgcttgctattgcagcataccataattatgagatctggaagatggatgtcaaaaccacatttctgaatggaaacttgctcgaggatgtgtacatgacacaacctgagggttttgtagatccacaacatactagcagagtatgcaagttacATAAGTTCATTTATGggttaaagcaagcttctcggagctggaatctttgattcgatgatgcaatcaaatagtttggtttcatcaagaatgaagatgaaccctgtgtctacaagaaggttgttgggaacacagttgtcttccttgtattgtatgtggatgatatactactcattgggaatgacattcctttgttgtagtctgtcaagacttggctggggaattgtttctcaatgaaggacttaggtgaagcagcctgcattctaggcataaagatctatagagatagatctaagagattgcttggcctaagtcagagtacatatgctgacaaggtattactatggtttgtcatgcagaattccaagaaaggattttcgccgatgtcacatggtgtgagcctttcaaagactcaaagtcccacttctagagaggagagagaccgcatggataagatcccttatgcctcagccataggatctatcatgtacgtcatgctatgtactcaccCTGATgttttgtatgctttgagcatgacgagcagataccagtcagatccaggtgagtgtcattggatagcggtcaagaatatttttaagtatttgagaaggactaaagaatattccttgatatatggaggcgatgatagctagctgtaaagggttacagtgatgtcagcttccaaactgaccaggatgactatagatcgcagtctgggttcgtgttttgcttgaatggtggtgctgtgagctaaaaaagttcgaagtaggacacagttgctgattctacaacagaggccgagtatattgctgcatcagaagtagcaaagaaggtagtttggatccataagttcattactaagcttgtggtggttcctagcattgcagatcctattgagctctattgtgacaacaatggagcaattgcgcaggctaaggaacctcgctcacaccagcggaccaaacacatactacggcgcttccatgtcattcgagagattatcgatagaggagatgtgaagatttgcagagtacccatagaggctaatatcactgatcccttaaccaagagtttggcacagagaaagcatgatggtcacactaggtcattgggccttagagcctacactgattggcactagtgctagtgggagattgttagttagagccctagagtcaatcatgtgatgattgttgtatagacttgatgtatcatattcctatatattaataaaggtatttctttatggttattatacttacttatattggtgtcaaataactaagtataatagcatccttgagtagaaggttcttatctatatcaatcgattggttgaatcgatagtgagatgatatagagaacactactcttaatcattcctagtcaagtattaacattcaaggacaatgttaatgtgacgagactagcatgtaggtcaactcgatgacttgatctcacaagtcatggatatagagatatcaagttgatacatgggtatgcattggagaatgtatactgaatgacccgccatgagaaagtatcatggatcgttatatgagtataatatactttctcatgtgactattactatgactatcagtccttggacctgaagtcaccatggttccctacataaggagttacatactttggcttcgtcaaacgttactcgtaactgggtggactataaaggcgattactaggtatgtaacaaattatgcggagggatgtaagtgatgtagatgagatctatccctcctatataataggagtgacatcattattcttgatagagtgagatcactaagtgcatagccatgcccaaatgtgtcaatatgagatattgagctcatttgattagagtgagtctacttggagttcaagatatagattgattagaggatgacatcactacaacaaaaaccctcatagacatcggtggaacaacaacagttttaagcaaaaaccgatgtctttgagtattttacaccgatttttccaaaaatcggtgtctatgagcgcagattttcgctcatagacatcggttttttaggcgatgtctatgagcaccttttttcgttaatagacactgattttaacagcagtttttaaaatctgatgtctatgataaaataaaataatttaatttttccagtcatacttagccgaaatttgcaacacttcattcttccctccaaacctaaacctatatcgcaccgtccacccatacttagccctaaacctatatcgtcctatggcaccaccactttcctccggccatctctctcagcccctcatctccctcttctccttctatcGTACctgcctctcccgatcaggatcaaaaccacctgcttcggtCCTAAGCATAACCGCAGCATAAATGATAGATGCAATTCCCCCCTTCGAAGAGCACACCGGCCTTCTCGTCGGTGACCCTCTGCCGACGGCAGAAGGCGGGGCAGGAGCAGGTGGGGAGGCGAGAGGAGGTGAAGGCAGCTGTTCCATGGTGGTCCACTAGAGCTCGTGGCGGATGCCTCGCTCGCCGTTGCAGAGGCCGCAGCCACCCATGGTCTCCGAGAGGTCGAGCTTGGAGGAGGGGGTGAAAGTGAAAGCGGAGCGGGTCAGAGGGGTGGCCTGCTGGAGGAAGGTGGAGTTGCGAGAGAGAAGGCGAGGGTTGAGTGTAGTGTGGATGGGAATTGAAGTCGccatggatggatggatggaaggaaggaaggaaggaaggagatCAGGTGATTCGTTGAGTCGAGCAGGAACGATTGCGAAGGCTGCTGGTTGGAGGAGGTTTCCAGACCACAAAATACTCAATCGCATTGAATGTTTAGGGTAATTGCATTttttgatctaacaagttaacctATATCGTCGCTCGCTTCGCCGTCGACGAGCACAACAAGAAACAGGTCTCGCGCTCCTcctaattactattttttttctctcccaaaATTGGGGTTTTTTCTCCAGACCAATGTTTTTCGATCTGTCGATGCGCAGAATGCGCTTCTGGAGTTTGCACATGTTGTGAAGGCGAGGGAGCAGGTTGTCGCTAGAACTCTGCATCACTTGACGGTGGAGGCGGTGGAGGGAGGGGAGAAGAAGTTGTACGAGGCCAAAGTGTGGGTGAAGCCATGGCTTAATTTCAAACAGGTTGAAGAATTCAAGCATGTTGGCGAACAAGGTAAATCTAGTGTCACTTTACTAAACGCATTCTTAGTTTTCTTGTACACTGTTGAAGTGAAAAACATAGTGAACATGAAGATGGTAAAGATTCAAACCAAAAAACGCAAGGTCAAAAATATACAAATTTTTCATGGTCTCTTGCAGAGATACCTATTAAGTTGCCATTACACTTACATAACACCACATCATAACTCCATTAGattatctttccttttataaacaaGGAGTCTAAGGATACAAGTATATCGAGCGTCTAGATAAGTGAGATTAGATCGGTCAATATAACACTAGTAAGATTAACACAAATGCATGAACATGATGTTGTTGTTTTCAGTACTGATTGTAATACTGAGCCATCTGCTCACACAATAAATGTGCCCAAATCTGGGAAACTGAAGGACCTTATTCAGGTTCTAGGTGTTGCTTCTTCATTGAGAGACGATGAGAGTCTATTGATTGCTGAGGcatgtttttttaaaacaaaaaaatgttATATTCAATCAATGAACTTTTGCTTTAGTAATGAATTAAGCATTATTGAAGCATCCACAGGTTTATGCTAATTGCATTATCCGTTTTCTGGATGAACCATCAGATTCAATATCCCTGATACCAAAAGATGCTGAAAAATCTCCAGTTGTGATTTTTGCACACCAAAGATTGGAAGAGTGAGCTTTATAATCTCTATTTGTTTTTGGTCCGCGTGTTTTTGAAGTTATTGTTTTCctatcaaaatcaaatttcatgtCTGGATATTCTTTCAAGATATTAAGTTTGCAGTAATGCATAcaagacttttagaacttaagctAGTTTCTTGAGGACAGTAGTTCCACATTGTTTCTATTATTGCATTATTACTCTAACTGATGATGACTGATGGTAACTTACCATTACTTTTGCATACAGGGCCTTACAAACATCAAGCATTATCAATATTTGCTTATTTGGCTATACTAGACTGACATAGTAAGTTTGATAAGTGGAAGGGATTTTCCCTTTCTTCCTCAGTGGTTTCCCAGATTCTTCCATGCATTTGTGTTCAACTCCTGTTGATGTTGAGTAATTTGCTTTATCAATGTTAGTTGTGACCTTTTCTGCTCGTAAGAATTTCCAGACAAATAGAATAAAATCATGTATTTTTCGTATGCATTTGTAGATATTTTTGGAGGCATTTAGTTTGCAAAAATCTACTCCATCCAATTAAATGTTATTACTAGAAACAACAATAGAATGCAGATCATCATGAGCAAATACGATCAGAAATAATAAAGATCTGACTAACACGTCTAATCTTGACCTCAGATATTTGGATTCTTAACCTTTCTCTGTACCTATGTTGGACAGCCAACATCTGATATTCCTATTGATCATGTGTAAAAGTATTTAGAAATTACCTTGTCGGAGACTTAGATATTGGCCAAAGTGTTAATACTTCACCAACATCTAGAATGTGATTTCTTTAGTTGAGATACATATTTGTGAATAGAGTTTGATGCTACGTTGTCCGTATATGTTTGTTTGACTTTTGCAAATACTTTCTGGAGTTTTTTTGTTGTACCTCTATATTTGTACTTGctcaaaaaaatgaaaaatagtaCTAAACatgatttttatttaaaaattcatacGGGCTATGAAGAATGCTCCTAAACAAGGAGACAACAACGTTGAACAAACATGTTAACAACATTTAACATCAAAATAGTGTTGTAAATAtagaaattgattttcctcattattATTCTTCTCTGAGTGACTAGTTTCACTCATTTGGTTTATGTTAGCTACATCTATCTTGTTTGGTTCAGTCTTGATCAGTTCCTAATCATTTCTTCCATAAGTAATCTCATGAATTTATGCATACCAGTGCATTTCAACTCTATGTTAGGGTTTTGATTTACTGGTGCATTTATGCATACCAGTGCATTTCAACTCTCAACTGTTGACACTGATGGATGGGTTGAAGTCTCATGCTCATGTAATTGTCATTGGGGCTACAAACATGCATGCCAAACACTATCGATCCAGCTCTTAGGCGATTCGGTAGGTTTGACAGAGAAATTGGCATTGGTGTTCGTGATGAGGTTGGCCCATTGGAGGTTCTTTGCATCCATACTAAGAACATGAAGCTATCTGATGATGTATGTGAACATTACCAATTGTTGTTACCTTGTTAATAGATATCTTGCAGTGAATGTCCAAGTTATGAAATTTGATTTATTCAATGCAGGTTGATTTGGAAAGGATTGCTAAGGATACTCATGGCTATGTTGGGGTTGACCTTGCTGCTTTATGCACTGAAGCTGCTCTCCAGTGTATCCGTGAAAAGATGGACATAATTGATCTAGAAGATGAATCAATTGATGCTGAGATTCTCAATTCTATGTCTGTTACAAATGAACACTTTAAGACTGCTTTGGGATCTAGTAACCCATCTGCCCTCCGTGAAACTGGAAGTCTTTGCTTTGGTAATTgtaattgatccggtggtaagagcccgggaccccctaacgaggggtcaacgccacgtggaggtcaaagggccaggtggtccgtcgaagaagggtgagccgaccggacgcatgaaaaaagggcaggccgatcggcctgcccgtaaacgtctgatagtgaaagacACCGACActcaatgaaatagtaaataatgaccgagcggaaggcctaagagaaggcaggacataatgggtGCGCCggccggccggcgcagggaattaaggccgtccggacgacacTCTTCGCgtcggccggccggacggacgtcccggccgggcggtgggtgaaggataggaacatcttctgacagccgtcaagtcctatggctaggccatactctaagtctgacaacaaggtgttctgttgtcccatcgaagacgtgatcggactgtagcagtatggtgtcaggtaagttttctgacagaaacataccgaggtatgggctgcggacatgtaCGCGCCTAGGTGGACGTGTagtagctctttcaccgctctatataaagagccgcagacttcgccggaggtacgcattctacaagctttggagccactttttccaccattcgcttgcctgatttgagcgtcggagggtcgccgccgggaaccccttcccggcccgacttctgtgcaggttcgccagagatTCGTAataccagacggaggcctacaccatcgactaggagtgcgccacgtgcccagcgtcctttggttcggcgattcggacaggatcaatttggcgccgtctgtgggaacgctcctgcatccgatcggcaacaatggacgaggctggacgacaacacatggtgacgctctcgaacgagaaactcgacgctctgatcgagataagggccgccaagctcatggagcaaaaacagaaagccatagccgaacggccggagcaggaagcaacatcagcgtctggtggtcgagcggaagcaccaccgaccACCGTTGCaattcatcgagccctattccgcacccctgaagccgtaccagctcatagGGATAGGGGATATTCtttggatgaaatgcctagacgagatgacagaaaggggaaagccccccgagcggacgcatcgcccgagcggatcaatcgccaattttcataggctattctacgagaccctctgccaaagcactacgtgcctccgacgatcggcgagtacaatgggacaaccgacccagatgatcatctgggtaagtttgatcttctgactactctccatcaatacggATGGAGTAAAGTCTGAGACCTCGAAGGATCAAATGGATGGTGGTTTGGAGATTGGCGGatggatccatcacgagcttcaaagatttcgaacggccttcctccaccattttgcggcGATCGGCTACGGAAAATGGCGTGAGcactgttcgccatcaagcaagaagccgtGAATCGCTTGAGCTTACATCCGtgagttcaaccaagtggcgatggacattccagccacctcggaaaccatgatgaatgccttcacacaaggcctggtggatggggatttcttccgatcgctcatccgaaagccgcccggaGACTaggatc includes these proteins:
- the LOC122039074 gene encoding cell division cycle protein 48 homolog, with translation MPNTIDPALRRFGRFDREIGIGVRDEVGPLEVLCIHTKNMKLSDDVDLERIAKDTHGYVGVDLAALCTEAALQCIREKMDIIDLEDESIDAEILNSMSVTNEHFKTALGSSNPSALRETVVEVPNVSWDDIGGLENVKRELQEVVCWICLRFYVHQV